ATAAGGAATTTGATTATGAAGTTTAGATACATATCCTGGATAGCTGTCATATTATGGATGATATTTATTTTCTGTTTGTCATCCCAGGAAGCCGAACAGTCCAATAGGCTTAGCAAAGATGTTGCTGAAGTGATAGTCAGCACTATTGAAAAAGTTGCTCCCAATGTTGATTTTGATATAAGAAGCTTGAATAATACCATAAGAAAGAATGCTCATTTCTTTACATACCTGATGCTGGGTATTCTTACCATGGTTACTTTTAGAATCAGTGGTGCAAGAAAATATAATAGCTTCACATGGGCATTTACTGTTTGTACTGCTTATGCAATACTTGATGAAGTGCATCAATTGTTTGTTCCAGGCAGAGGAAGCCAGTTTACGGATGTGGTTATTGATGCGGCAGGAGCTGCAGTGGGAATAGGGCTATATTTAATTGCCGGAAGAATTTATCATGGAATTTGCAGAAAGGTTTTCAAAGCAGACAGGATATAATAGTATTAATAATGTATTATTTATTATTATATAGTATCATATTATATATATTATTATTGTACAAAGTGGATATGTTGTTATAGAGATAGGTTAAAGTTAATAATAGAGTGCAAATAAATATTGTGTGAAAAACTTTCTTCAGAATTAGAATGAAATTGGGGGATTATATGAAAAAAAAAGTGTTATTAATAGGTTTTATAGTTTTGCTAATTATTTTTACATTTACAGGATGTGTGCCTGGAGACGGAACATATACATCTTCGAACCCGGCAGGATTTTTCTGGGGAATATGGCATGGATGGATTGCGCCAATTTCATTGATAATCGGGCTTTTCAAGGATAATGTAAGAGTTTATGAAGTAATGAATACCGGCTGGTGGTATGATTTTGGATTTTATATTGCAATTATTAGCGGGTTCGGAGGAATATCCCTGACCCGGAAGAAAAGTTCAAATAAGAAGTAAGGGAGAGGCAAAATGTGTGGAAGATATCTGGCTATTATTGAAGATGATTTTGCTTTAATGAACGATATCATAGATGATTTTTCAGATAAATTCAATAAAAATGGTATAGCAAGTGGTGAGGTTTTTCCTACTAATATTATTCCTGTGGTCTATTCTTATAATGGAAGAAATATTTTAAGTACTGCCAAATGGGGATT
This genomic window from Clostridiaceae bacterium contains:
- the vanZ gene encoding VanZ family protein — translated: MKFRYISWIAVILWMIFIFCLSSQEAEQSNRLSKDVAEVIVSTIEKVAPNVDFDIRSLNNTIRKNAHFFTYLMLGILTMVTFRISGARKYNSFTWAFTVCTAYAILDEVHQLFVPGRGSQFTDVVIDAAGAAVGIGLYLIAGRIYHGICRKVFKADRI